The genomic region CGGCTGGGTGGCTACGGACTGGGTCCGTTTGCTCGCTGACCTCGACCCGACCAACATGGGCAAGGAAAAACTGCTGACGGGCAGCGTGCACAACTGGCGCGCCTGGGGCACGGATTTTATTTCGAAGCCGCAGAGTCTGTTCACCTACAGCTTTTCCAGTCGGTACGGCGGATTCTACAACGGGGGAACCCGCCTGAACCTGACCTCCGAAGTGGGCTACCGGTTTCAGCCCTACGTGAGCCTGGCCGTCAGTTCGAGTTACAACCGCATTTCGCTGCCGGAACTGTCGGGACTGACCACGTTCTGGCTCGTGGGGCCGCGCGTGGACGTCACCATGACCAACACGCTCTTTTTCACGGCCTTCATGCAGTACAACGAACAGGCCAAAAACGTCAACCTGAACACCCGGTTTCAGTGGCGCTACAAACCGGCTTCGGACCTTTTTATCGTCTACACCGACAATTACCTGCCGGGCTCTTTTCTGGTCAAAAACCGGGCGCTGGTCCTGAAGCTGACCTACTGGTGGAACGTTTGATAGGGGTCTAAAACATATGAGAATCAATCCGGTTTAGTCAGTAACCGGATGGTTTGTGTGACGGTGCAAGAACCGATATCCGGAACTTTTAACGGAAAACGTCATGAAAAACCGCATTGTAAAATACCTGATCTACAGCTGGGCGTTCTTGCTGCTGCTGTCCCTGAGCAGTTGTGAACTGATCGGCGATATCTTCGAAGCCGGTGCCTGGACGGGTGGCCTGTTGGTCATTGGGATGATCGTACTGGCGATCTGGCTGGTGTCGCGCCTCTTCGGCGGCAGGCGCCGGACGTAAGGGCCGGAATCTACTTTACAAAAGCCCCGTTCCCGGAACGGGGCTTTTTCATTCCCAAACAAAGCCGCGCACAGCCGGTTGAACGATAAATAAGTTTATCGGCTAATTGAACGCGTTATGAAAGACATTCTAAAGGTAGTCATTCCGACTGCTATTCTGGTCATTTTATACGCTGCCATCAGCGGCGGCGGTGCCGAAGGGCAACTGGTTGATCCGGCCCTGTGGCCGTACCTCATCGCCCTCATCGGAACAATCAGTGTGGTTGCCTATTTTCTGATGAAATTATTGAGGCAAAAGCGGTAATCCGGAAAAACAAATGCCATTTCTGCGAGAAATGGCATTTGTTTTTCCGGGTTACAAGACTAGGCCACCAGCTCGACCAGCTGGTCCTGCTGGAGCACGACCTTCATGCGCTCGCCCAGGTCGTCGGAAGCCCGGTACAGCGGCAGGCGAACTTCGGACGAAATCAGACCCAGGATTTCCAGAATTTTCTTGATACCGACCGGGTTGCCTTCTTCGTAAAGCAGCGGGTCGATGCGCAGGAAATGCCCCAGTTCCTTCCGGGCAAAGGCAAAATCGCCTTTCAGCGCCGCGTCGATCATGCCCGAAAAGCGCGCCGGAGCGGCGTTGGCAATGACGGACATCACGCCCACCCCACCGATGCTGATGATGGGTACGCCCTGAACATCGTCCCCGGAGATGAGCAGGAAGTCTTCGGGCTTGTCGCGGGCGATTTCCATGCACTGCTCGATAACGCAGGAAGCTTCCTTCACGCCGATGATGTTCGGGTGTTCGGCCAGCGTGCAGATGGTTTCGGGAGACATGTTGATGCCCGTCCGCGGCGGGATGTTGTACAGAATCACCGGCACCGGGCTGGCGTCGGCAATCCGGGTAAAGTGCTCGATCACCCCGCGCTTGCCGGGTTTGTTGTAATACGGGCAAACCGACAGAATAGCGTCCACGCCTTCCAGGTCCGTATCCTTAAGGGTCGCCACGACGTCCGGCGTCACGTTGCCGCCCACGCCGTACACGATCGGCAGATTTTTAGGATTGTTTTCCTTAAGATATTGCAGCAGTTGTTTCTTCTCCGTTTTGGTGACCGTCGGGGATTCTCCCGTGGTTCCCTGCAGCACGATGTACCGAACGCCGCCGTCCGACACGTGCTGAATCATGCGCCCAAAGCCGTCGAAATCGACGCTCAGGTCCTCGTTGAATGGGGTTACAATGGCGACCCCGACGCCGTGAAAACGGGTATTCATTCTCAGGAGGAATAAAATGATTGGGTATTCGGTGCAAAGGTACGAGTTTTCGGCCGCAAACGTATAGCGTTTTAGCCGGAACGCGGAGTGGCGCGGAGAAGGCCGGAGTCAGCAGCGCCGTTTTTCAAAAAACCCGGCCAATCCCCGCCCGCTCCTCGCCACTCCGCAGACCCGTCAGGCTTTACAGCAACCCCTGAAATTCCTCTTCCGAAATCATCGGCACGCCCAGTTGCTCGGCCTTCGAAATCTTGGACGGACCGGGGTTTTCGCCCACAATGAGGTAGTTCAGTTTTTTGGAAACGCTGCTGACGAGCTTCCCCCCATTGGCCGCGATTTTCTCCTCCAGCGCCTCCCGGCTGAAGTTCGCGAACGTGCCCGTGTAGAGGAACGTCTTGCCTGCCAGCGCGCTTCCCTCCTGCTCGATCACCTTGCGTTCGCCTTCCATCTGGAGCCCCGCCAGTCGCAGGCGTTCGATGAAGACCCGGTTATCCGCGTCGGCAAACCAGTCGACCAGGCTCTGGGCGATGCGCGGCCCGACCTCCGGAGCGGCCGTGAGGGCTTCCAGCGGAGCGGCGGCGATGGCGTCTATGCTGCCGAAATAGTCCACCAGTTTCTCGGCGGTGGTCAGGCCCACGTAACGGATGCCGAGAGCAAACAGCACGTTGGCAAACGGCTGGGCTTTCGAGCGTTCGATGGCCGTCAGGATGTTGTCCACCGTTTTCTGGCGGAAGCTGACCACGCGTTTCTTGCCCGTCTCCTGGTCGTGGTAAGCTTTTTCCAGGCCAAGCAGTTTTTCGGCCGTCAGTTCGTACAAATCCGCCGGGCTCTGCACCAGTTCCCGATCAATCAGCAATTCAATTTTCCCTTCACCAAGACTCTCGATGTTCATGGCCCGGCGCTGAATGAAGTGCTCGAAACGGGCCTGCCGCTGGGGCGGGCAGAACTTTTCGTTGGGGCAGTAAAAGTGCGCTTCGCCTTCGCGCCGGTACAGTTCCGTCTGGCAGGCGGGGCAGTGGGTCGGGTAGATGATGGGCTGGCTGAGGGCGGTCCGTTTGTCGGTGTCCACGCCGGTCACTTTCGGAATGATCTCGCCGCCTTTTTCGATAAAGACCGTATCGTGCAGCATCACGCCCAGCCGCTGGATTTCGTTGGCGTTGTGGAGCGAAGCCCGTTTCACCACGGTTCCGGCCAGCAGCACCGGTTTCAGCAGGGCCACGGGCGTGACGGCTCCCGTCCGGCCTACCTGGTACTGAATGCCGTCCAGCGTGGTGCTGGCCGCGAGGGCCTTGTATTTGTAGGCAATCGCCCAGCGCGGGCTTTTGGCCGTGTAGCCGAGCTGCCGCTGCTGCTCGTAGCGGTTGACCTTGATGACGATGCCGTCGGTACCCAGCGGCAGGTCGAAGCGGCGCGTGTCCCATTCGTCGATAAAGGCCATCACTTCGCTTAGGCTGCGGCATTTGCGCCAGGTGTCCGACACGTTGAAGCCCCAGGCTTTCATCGCGTTCAGGCTTTCTTCGTGGGTCTGGAAGATGTCCGGCTCGCTCAGGAAAGAATACAGGTAGCAATCGAGCCGACGGCTGGCGACCACGGCCGAATCCTGCATCTTGAAGGTACCCGAAGCGGCGTTGCGGGGGTTGGCCAGCAGCGGTTCGCCGATATCCTCCCGCTCTTTGTTAATGCGCTCGAACTCGGCCAGCGGCAGGAATCCTTCGCCCCGCACCTCAAAAAGCGCCGGAACGTTCGGGCCTTTCACCCGCAGCGGCAGGGTCCGGATGGTGCGGATGTTGGGCGTAATCTCGTCGCCCCGCACGCCGTCGCCGCGGGTGGCGCCCTGGACGAGAAGCCCGTTTTCGTAGGTCATGCTCAGGGCCACTCCGTCAAATTTTAACTCGCAGATGTATTCCACCTCGGCCCCGTCGAGCCCTTTCCGGACGCGGGTGTCGAACTCCGCCAGCTCGGCTTCGGAGTAGGTATTGCCCAGCGAAAGCATGGGAAAGCGGTGGAAGACCGTCGGAAATTCCTTCGAAACGGTGCCGCCCACGCGCAGGGTCGGGCTGTCCGGCCGGCGCAGGTCGGGGTACTGCTGCTCCAGGGTCGTAAGTTCTTCAAGCAGACGGTCGAAGGTAAAATCGTCTACTTCCGAAACGCTGTTCTGGTAATATTGATGATTGTAATGGTTCAGTAAATCGGTCAGTTCGTTGATTCGCTGTTCGGGATTCATTGGCAATACGGGTCTGGACGGGGTTGGCTCCGCTTAACGTTTTGAACAAAAGAAAAAGACGCCGCTACGGGGCGTAAACCCCCGGCACCGGGTGCTTTGTTTTGGATGCAATCATACTAAATCCTATCCGGAGTGTAACCACAGTCCGGACATTTCTGTAATTTTGAACCCGGCATAAAATACCTTTCCTTTGTTTTTTCGTTACGTGCTCCATTTATGAAATACCCCCTGATTGCACCCTCGGTTCTGGCGGCCGACTTTGCCAACCTTCAACGCGAAGTGGAAATGCTCAACGACAGTCCCGCCGACTGGATTCACGTGGATGTGATGGATGGAGTGTTCGTTCCCAATATTTCCTTTGGACTGCCGGTCTGCGAAGCCATTCACCGCCATGCCCGCAAGCCCCTCGACGTTCACCTGATGATCATGCAGCCGGAGCGGTATCTGGAGGCGTTTGCCAAAGCCGGTGCCGCCAGCCTTACGGTTCATCTGGAAGCCAGTCCTCACCTCCACCGCACGCTGTCCCAGATTCGCGAACTGGGCTGCAGGGCCGGGGTTGCCCTCAATCCGCATACGCCCGTCTGGCTGCTGGAAAACGTCCTCCACCAGCTCGACCTCGTGCTGCTGATGTCGGTCAATCCGGGTTTTGGCGGGCAGGAATTTATTGAACAGACCTACCGTAAAACGACCGAACTGCGGCGCATGCTCCAGTCGGCGGGCAGTGCTGCCCTGATTGAAATTGACGGAGGCGTAAGCAACCAGAATGCCGGGGCGCTGGTCGAAGCCGGAGCGACGGTCCTTGTGGCCGGTAGTTCGGTCTTCAAAGCCGACTCCCCCGCGGAGGCCATCGGGCAGCTCAAATCTGCCGGTCGCCAACCCGTAGCTTAACGTACTCAACTCCTACGAAGCCATTTCCCGAATGAAACGATCGAACGGAATAGTATTGGGTCTGCTCATAACGGCCGGAGTCACCTCCTGCTGGAAGTCTCAATCCGACAATAACACCGACACTACCACTTCGTCCACCACTCACCCGACCGATTCGGCCTCCACCGTCGCCCGGATGCGGCAGCCTGCCTCGCCGGACTGGGCCAAAAACGCCACGATTTACGAAGTCAATCTGCGGCAGTTCGCCGAAAAAGAGCCCCTCAAAGCGCTGGAATCCCAGCTGACCCGGCTCAAGGAAATGGGCGTGGACGTGCTCTGGCTGATGCCGGTTTTTCCGATCGGGGCCGAAAAGCGCAAAGGCACGCTGGGCAACCCGTATGCGGTCCGGAACTACCGCGCAATCAATCCGGAGTACGGCACGGATGCCGACTTCCGGACCCTCGTCCAGCGCGCCCACGACCTGGGCATGCGGATTATCCTCGACTGGCCGCTCAACCATACGGCCTGGGACCATCCGTGGGTCAGCCAGCATCCCGACTGGTACACCCGGATCAACGGCCGCATCATCTCGCCGGTCGACGAAGAGGGTGAATCCAGCAACTGGACCGACGTGGCGGACCTTAACTACGACAATCTGGAACTGCGGCAGCACATGCTGGCGGAGATGAAATACTGGGTGAAAGAATACGATGTGGACGGCTTCCGCTGCGAAGTGGCCAGCATGGTTCCCGACGAGTTCTGGGCCGAAGTCCGCCCGACGCTAGACTCGGTGAAGACCGTTTTCATGCTCGCCGAATCCGAAGACGACCCGTCGCATTTCCGGCTGGGCTTCAACGCCAACTACGGCTGGAGCACCCACTGGCTCATGCGCGAAATCTCCAGGGGCCGCCGCAAAGCCTCCGACCTCGACTCCCTGCTGGATGCCAACCGCCGCAAGTTTCCGTCATGGTACTACCAGATGCATTTTATCCAGAACCACGACGAAAACACCTGGGCCGGTACCACGACGGAATTGTTCGGGCAGAGTGCCGATGCCTTCTCGGTGCTGACGTTCACCTTCGACGGCATGCCGCTGGTCTACAACGGCATGGAATCGAAGCTGAGCAAGCGGCTGAAGATGTACGAAAAAGACCCCATCTACTGGGGAAATTACGGCAAACAGGATTTTTACAAAACCCTCCTCACGCTGAAGCACCGCAACCGGGCCCTGTGGAATGGTCCGGCGGGCGGTCCGCTGGTGAAACTGGCAACCACCCGCGACGACAAGGTGTACGCCTTCCACCGGCAGAAGGACGGCGACATGATCACGGTGGTGGTCAACCTCAGCCCCGAGCCGCAGACCATCCAGCTCACCGGCGACGGGTTCGAGGGCATGTATACCGAGGTTTTCAGCCGCCAGCCAACCGAGCTTCGCAATGCCATGACGTTTGCCCTCAAACCGTGGGAATACAAGGTTTTTACCAACTAACAATTACGAATTGCGAAATTACGTTATCCTTCGGAAGGGCCGCTTACGTGGCCTTCCGGCCCGTTTATGAATTACGAATATGAACCGTAATTCGTAATTTGTAATTCGCAATTCAATCCTGGTCCAAATGTTTCGCCTGCTATTCCTGGCTTCCACTTTTTTCGTTTCCCAGTCTTCCTTTGGCCAGAGTGTGCTCTGGGCCAGTTCGGTGGCGGGTGTGTCCTCCGAGGCGAAGGGCGAACCCAACACCCAGCAGTATCGGGCCAGTCAGGCGCTGGGCATGCCCAACCGGCTCCCCGGAGCGGGCGACAATCCGTGTGCCTGGGCTCCCCTGTACCCGGAAGGGCTGAACGAGGAATACATTTCCCTGCGCTACGAAAAAACCATTCCGATCCGGCAGATCGCCATCTTTGAAAGCGGGGCGCCGGGAGCCGTTTCGCAGGTGCTGGTATCGAGCGGACAGGGCCGGGAAACGGTGGTCTACAAGGCAGCATCGAATACACCGACCCCAAACCCGCTGCTGATCTTTCCCGAAGGCGAAATTTCGGGCAATATCGTCAAGGTGGTGCTCAATCCGTCCCGGGTGAAGGGGGCCAACATGATCGACGCCGTCGGCATTTCCTCCGAAAAACAACCCATCAGCATCGGCATCAACGTCGCCAAAGACGCGCCCAAAGACGTCGTGAAGGAAAACCTCGGTCGGCTGGTCAACTCTAAAGGGCAGGAAGTGGCCCCGGTCATCTCTCCCGACGGCCGGACGCTGTATTTCACCCGCGGCGAACACCCCGGCAACGTGGGCGGCCCCTCCCGGCAGGACGTGTGGTATTCGCGGCTCGAAGCCGGCGGCACCTGGAGCGAAGCGGTCAACATCGGGACGCCCATCAACGGCCCCGGTGACAACGCCATCAGCGGCATTTCCGCCGACGGCAAAACGCTTTACCTCGTCAATGTGCCGCTTCCGGACGGAGGAACGCGCTTTGGCTTTTCGCGTTCGGGCCGGGGGCCCAACGGCTGGTCGTTTCCGGCCGAAATGAAGGTTCAGAACAATTACAACAAGCATAAGGACATGTACACGGAATTTACCGTTTCGGCCGACGGGCGGACGATGGTGCTTTCCGTGCAGCGCAACGATTCGCAGGGCGACAAAGACCTGTACGTTTCGTTTGTGCGCAGCGACCTGACCTGGAGCGAACCCAAGTCCCTCGGTACCAAACTGAACACGGCGGATTACGAAGGTGCGCCGTTTCTGGCCGCCGACGGCAAAACGCTCTATTTCACTTCCTCCGGCCGCCCCGAGTACGGCAAAGGCGATATTTTCGTCACCCGCCGCCTCGACGACACCTGGCTGAACTGGTCGGAGCCGGAGAACCTGGGACCGGCCATCAACACGCCGGAATGGGACGGGTACATCACGATTCCCGCCGCCGGCGATTATGCCTACACCAGCTCCGTGCAGAATTCGCTGGGCGAGGAAGACATCTTCCGGTTCAAACTTCCGGCCTCCACCAAACCCGAGCCCGTGGCGATTTTCTCCGGGCAGGTGATCGACTCGCAGAGCAAGCGGCCGGTACCGGCGACGATCCGCGTCCGGCAGGCCGAAAAAGAAGCGGAGTTTGCCCGGATGGACTACGAGCCCACCACCGGCGACTTTAAACTGGTGCTGCCCACTCAAAAGATTTACCAGCTGACCGCCAGTCGGGAAGGCTACTTCGCCACCACCGAAACGGTTGATCTGCAAAAGGAAAAACGGTACCGCGAAATCCGGAAGGTCATTTCCCTTTTCCCGATAAAGGCGGGGCAGAAGGTCATCCTGCGGGAAGTACTTTTTGAGCAGAGCAAGCCCGTTCTGCTGCCCGGTTCCGAAGAAGAGCTGAATCGCCTCGTGGATATTCTGAAACAGTATCCGCAGATGGAAATTCTGGTGGAAGGCCATACCGACAACCAGGGCGACTGGAACCTGAACATGAAGCTTTCGGAAGACCGGGTTCGCACCGTGAAGAGCTACCTGGCCGACAAAGGCGTGGCCGACTCGCGGGTTCAGACAAAAGCGTGGGGTCCCAGCAAGCCCATTGCCAGCAACGAAACGGAAGAAAAACGCCGCCTGAACCGGAGAGTAGAATTTACAATTCTTAAACTGTAAGAACGGGAAAAAGCCTTTAATTTTACGGCTAATGTATGTACTAGCTGCCTGTCTTTGGCCCGTTGAATGTCTTTAACAACAAATAATCTCCGTAACGTCCTTTTTCTTTCCGGTATCCTCCTTCTCACCTTTGCCCTCCGGGTTTACCGGGTCGGGACGTACGGAATCTTTTTCGACGAGAAATCCACACTGCTCATTAGCCAGGGCGTCTGTCTGGAAGCAGCCAACCAGAAAGAGGTTTTTACCAAGACGTATTTTACGCCGAAAGAATTCTGGGCGGAGAAGGACCTGGGCGACTTTATCGAGGCCAACATCCGCGGCGACATCGGCAACAGCCCGGCCTACTACGGGGTGCTGTGGCTCTGGATTCAGCTTTTCGGACTGGACGATACGGCCCTGCGGATGCTTTCCGTGGTGTTCAGTACGCTGAC from Tellurirhabdus rosea harbors:
- a CDS encoding alpha-amylase family glycosyl hydrolase yields the protein MKRSNGIVLGLLITAGVTSCWKSQSDNNTDTTTSSTTHPTDSASTVARMRQPASPDWAKNATIYEVNLRQFAEKEPLKALESQLTRLKEMGVDVLWLMPVFPIGAEKRKGTLGNPYAVRNYRAINPEYGTDADFRTLVQRAHDLGMRIILDWPLNHTAWDHPWVSQHPDWYTRINGRIISPVDEEGESSNWTDVADLNYDNLELRQHMLAEMKYWVKEYDVDGFRCEVASMVPDEFWAEVRPTLDSVKTVFMLAESEDDPSHFRLGFNANYGWSTHWLMREISRGRRKASDLDSLLDANRRKFPSWYYQMHFIQNHDENTWAGTTTELFGQSADAFSVLTFTFDGMPLVYNGMESKLSKRLKMYEKDPIYWGNYGKQDFYKTLLTLKHRNRALWNGPAGGPLVKLATTRDDKVYAFHRQKDGDMITVVVNLSPEPQTIQLTGDGFEGMYTEVFSRQPTELRNAMTFALKPWEYKVFTN
- the rpe gene encoding ribulose-phosphate 3-epimerase encodes the protein MKYPLIAPSVLAADFANLQREVEMLNDSPADWIHVDVMDGVFVPNISFGLPVCEAIHRHARKPLDVHLMIMQPERYLEAFAKAGAASLTVHLEASPHLHRTLSQIRELGCRAGVALNPHTPVWLLENVLHQLDLVLLMSVNPGFGGQEFIEQTYRKTTELRRMLQSAGSAALIEIDGGVSNQNAGALVEAGATVLVAGSSVFKADSPAEAIGQLKSAGRQPVA
- a CDS encoding OmpA family protein, which codes for MFRLLFLASTFFVSQSSFGQSVLWASSVAGVSSEAKGEPNTQQYRASQALGMPNRLPGAGDNPCAWAPLYPEGLNEEYISLRYEKTIPIRQIAIFESGAPGAVSQVLVSSGQGRETVVYKAASNTPTPNPLLIFPEGEISGNIVKVVLNPSRVKGANMIDAVGISSEKQPISIGINVAKDAPKDVVKENLGRLVNSKGQEVAPVISPDGRTLYFTRGEHPGNVGGPSRQDVWYSRLEAGGTWSEAVNIGTPINGPGDNAISGISADGKTLYLVNVPLPDGGTRFGFSRSGRGPNGWSFPAEMKVQNNYNKHKDMYTEFTVSADGRTMVLSVQRNDSQGDKDLYVSFVRSDLTWSEPKSLGTKLNTADYEGAPFLAADGKTLYFTSSGRPEYGKGDIFVTRRLDDTWLNWSEPENLGPAINTPEWDGYITIPAAGDYAYTSSVQNSLGEEDIFRFKLPASTKPEPVAIFSGQVIDSQSKRPVPATIRVRQAEKEAEFARMDYEPTTGDFKLVLPTQKIYQLTASREGYFATTETVDLQKEKRYREIRKVISLFPIKAGQKVILREVLFEQSKPVLLPGSEEELNRLVDILKQYPQMEILVEGHTDNQGDWNLNMKLSEDRVRTVKSYLADKGVADSRVQTKAWGPSKPIASNETEEKRRLNRRVEFTILKL
- the dapA gene encoding 4-hydroxy-tetrahydrodipicolinate synthase, with the translated sequence MNTRFHGVGVAIVTPFNEDLSVDFDGFGRMIQHVSDGGVRYIVLQGTTGESPTVTKTEKKQLLQYLKENNPKNLPIVYGVGGNVTPDVVATLKDTDLEGVDAILSVCPYYNKPGKRGVIEHFTRIADASPVPVILYNIPPRTGINMSPETICTLAEHPNIIGVKEASCVIEQCMEIARDKPEDFLLISGDDVQGVPIISIGGVGVMSVIANAAPARFSGMIDAALKGDFAFARKELGHFLRIDPLLYEEGNPVGIKKILEILGLISSEVRLPLYRASDDLGERMKVVLQQDQLVELVA
- the ligA gene encoding NAD-dependent DNA ligase LigA, yielding MNPEQRINELTDLLNHYNHQYYQNSVSEVDDFTFDRLLEELTTLEQQYPDLRRPDSPTLRVGGTVSKEFPTVFHRFPMLSLGNTYSEAELAEFDTRVRKGLDGAEVEYICELKFDGVALSMTYENGLLVQGATRGDGVRGDEITPNIRTIRTLPLRVKGPNVPALFEVRGEGFLPLAEFERINKEREDIGEPLLANPRNAASGTFKMQDSAVVASRRLDCYLYSFLSEPDIFQTHEESLNAMKAWGFNVSDTWRKCRSLSEVMAFIDEWDTRRFDLPLGTDGIVIKVNRYEQQRQLGYTAKSPRWAIAYKYKALAASTTLDGIQYQVGRTGAVTPVALLKPVLLAGTVVKRASLHNANEIQRLGVMLHDTVFIEKGGEIIPKVTGVDTDKRTALSQPIIYPTHCPACQTELYRREGEAHFYCPNEKFCPPQRQARFEHFIQRRAMNIESLGEGKIELLIDRELVQSPADLYELTAEKLLGLEKAYHDQETGKKRVVSFRQKTVDNILTAIERSKAQPFANVLFALGIRYVGLTTAEKLVDYFGSIDAIAAAPLEALTAAPEVGPRIAQSLVDWFADADNRVFIERLRLAGLQMEGERKVIEQEGSALAGKTFLYTGTFANFSREALEEKIAANGGKLVSSVSKKLNYLIVGENPGPSKISKAEQLGVPMISEEEFQGLL